A section of the Streptomyces sp. CG1 genome encodes:
- a CDS encoding ATP-binding protein has protein sequence MFVTDSASPTSLLGRPCHRQALLTLPAQEAHVSAARHLAADLLETWSVPTSERDSAVLIVDELAANAAQHGHERMTLLLALDHDTLHIVVTDSGAAVEHHRPGNAPDEHGRGTGIVQYLAQSTEIRQTRSGREVRACLRCSP, from the coding sequence ATGTTTGTGACCGATTCCGCCAGCCCGACTTCACTGCTCGGCCGGCCCTGCCACCGCCAGGCACTGCTCACCCTGCCAGCGCAGGAGGCACACGTCTCCGCCGCTCGTCACCTCGCGGCCGATTTGCTGGAGACCTGGAGTGTGCCCACGAGCGAGCGGGACTCCGCCGTTCTCATCGTCGACGAACTCGCCGCCAACGCTGCCCAGCACGGCCATGAACGCATGACCCTGCTGCTCGCCCTCGACCACGACACTCTGCACATCGTGGTCACCGACTCCGGCGCGGCCGTGGAACACCATCGCCCCGGCAACGCCCCCGACGAACACGGCCGTGGCACCGGCATCGTCCAGTACCTCGCCCAGTCGACCGAGATCCGCCAGACACGCAGCGGCCGCGAAGTCCGCGCCTGCCTGAGGTGCTCGCCATGA
- a CDS encoding LD-carboxypeptidase → MDAPDNLQSVRSPQLRPGDRVRIVSPASPPSPAGVARGVELLSSWGLRVELGEHVFDHWGYMAGRDEDRAFDVNCAFRDPGVRAVIATRGGKGAYRIVDLLDTDALRRDPKPVVGFSDITHIHLAVWAQCRLSSLHGPFPNWSEEWSGAASADALRRALMTIDPVTTRRDPAEASAAVSIEGVATGVLVGGNLDAVRTEIGAGLPSLKGAILFLEHRKGTGLGEVDRALTQLTRSGSLDGLHGVALGQFLGFDQSAADPAPGEWGIVDVLRDRLAHLGVPVLGGLPVGHGVHPPTIPLGTEATIDTTTGTLTAQPAVV, encoded by the coding sequence ATGGACGCCCCCGACAATCTCCAGAGCGTGCGTTCGCCGCAGTTGAGGCCCGGAGACCGGGTACGGATCGTCTCCCCTGCCAGCCCACCCAGCCCTGCCGGTGTCGCCCGTGGCGTCGAGCTGCTGTCCTCGTGGGGGCTGCGAGTCGAGCTGGGTGAGCACGTCTTCGACCACTGGGGGTACATGGCCGGCCGGGACGAGGATCGCGCCTTCGACGTGAACTGTGCGTTCCGAGATCCGGGAGTCCGCGCCGTCATCGCCACCCGGGGCGGCAAAGGCGCTTACCGCATCGTCGATCTGCTGGACACTGATGCCCTGCGGCGCGATCCGAAACCCGTGGTCGGCTTCAGCGACATCACCCACATCCACCTGGCTGTGTGGGCGCAATGCCGTCTGTCCAGCCTGCATGGTCCGTTCCCCAACTGGAGCGAGGAGTGGTCGGGGGCCGCGTCGGCCGATGCTCTGCGGCGGGCACTGATGACCATCGATCCCGTCACAACTCGCCGGGACCCCGCTGAGGCAAGCGCCGCGGTCAGCATTGAGGGCGTAGCGACCGGCGTCCTGGTCGGTGGGAACCTCGATGCAGTCCGCACCGAGATCGGAGCCGGCCTGCCGAGCCTGAAGGGCGCGATTCTGTTTCTCGAACACCGCAAGGGCACCGGGCTGGGGGAGGTCGACCGTGCGCTGACCCAACTGACCCGCAGCGGAAGCCTGGATGGGCTTCACGGCGTTGCACTCGGCCAGTTCCTCGGCTTCGATCAGTCTGCGGCTGACCCCGCGCCGGGAGAATGGGGCATCGTTGATGTCCTGCGCGACCGACTGGCCCACCTGGGTGTTCCCGTCCTTGGAGGGCTTCCTGTCGGGCACGGCGTACACCCTCCGACTATCCCGCTCGGAACCGAGGCCACGATCGACACGACCACGGGAACGCTGACCGCCCAGCCGGCCGTCGTATGA
- a CDS encoding IS607 family transposase, whose protein sequence is MNRTEWARAQGVGSHTAYRWFMDGTLPVPAQRVRQRTILVNIDAATAPEAVGGLGMYARVSSHDQKADLERQVARLSEWAAKAGGRVVREEAEIGSGMNGARSKAKRLLADPAVTTVVVEHKGRLGRMNVELVEAALSAHGRRLVVLDYGEVEDDLVRDVMEVLTSFCARLYGRRSAKNRARKALKAAQHG, encoded by the coding sequence GTGAATCGGACTGAGTGGGCGCGGGCCCAGGGGGTGGGTTCCCACACCGCGTATCGCTGGTTTATGGACGGGACGCTTCCCGTGCCTGCTCAGCGGGTGCGGCAGCGCACGATCCTGGTCAACATCGATGCCGCCACAGCCCCGGAGGCGGTCGGTGGTCTGGGCATGTATGCCCGTGTGTCCTCCCATGACCAGAAGGCGGATCTGGAACGCCAGGTTGCCCGGCTCTCGGAGTGGGCGGCCAAGGCTGGTGGCCGTGTGGTCCGCGAGGAGGCGGAGATCGGTTCCGGGATGAACGGTGCCCGTTCCAAGGCGAAGCGGCTGTTGGCCGATCCGGCGGTGACCACCGTCGTGGTCGAGCACAAAGGCCGTCTCGGGCGGATGAACGTTGAACTCGTCGAGGCCGCACTGTCCGCGCACGGGCGTCGCCTCGTGGTCCTGGACTACGGTGAGGTGGAGGACGACCTGGTGCGCGATGTGATGGAGGTGCTGACCTCGTTCTGCGCCCGCCTGTACGGGCGCCGGTCGGCGAAGAACCGTGCCCGCAAGGCGCTGAAGGCCGCACAGCATGGCTGA
- a CDS encoding superoxide dismutase family protein, protein MRHSVAVLAGAMVMTGGLAACSSASSASGAGTPTATASSGTSAASLASAAFAAPAASGKQPAGVTYNTGLVPTGAKATITSKAEDGGREITLAVSGLRPNRSYGSHVHAKACGAKPADSGPHYQDKKDPVQPSVDPAYANKNNEVWLDFTTNAKGEATMTSHVKWAFRKDGANSVVIHAHRTSTEPGKAGMAGDRLACLTAPFS, encoded by the coding sequence ATGCGCCATTCTGTTGCGGTTCTTGCGGGGGCGATGGTGATGACCGGCGGTCTGGCCGCCTGCTCCTCCGCCTCGTCGGCTTCCGGGGCAGGGACACCGACGGCCACGGCGAGTTCCGGTACCAGCGCCGCGTCGCTGGCCTCGGCCGCGTTCGCGGCCCCGGCCGCCTCCGGTAAACAGCCCGCAGGGGTCACCTACAACACCGGCCTCGTGCCGACCGGGGCGAAGGCCACCATCACGTCCAAGGCCGAGGACGGGGGAAGGGAGATCACCCTCGCCGTGTCGGGGCTGCGCCCCAACCGCTCGTACGGTTCCCACGTGCACGCCAAGGCGTGCGGGGCGAAGCCCGCCGACTCCGGTCCGCACTACCAGGACAAGAAGGACCCGGTGCAGCCTTCGGTCGACCCCGCGTACGCCAACAAGAACAATGAGGTCTGGCTGGACTTCACGACCAATGCCAAGGGTGAGGCCACCATGACCTCGCACGTGAAGTGGGCCTTCCGCAAGGACGGGGCGAACTCCGTGGTGATCCATGCGCATCGCACCAGCACCGAACCCGGCAAGGCCGGCATGGCCGGCGACCGTCTCGCCTGCCTCACCGCCCCCTTCTCGTAG
- a CDS encoding cupredoxin family copper-binding protein, translated as MNNSLPVRRAGAAAVLLAAAGLTLAACAGPAHSTASTTATAITPGSSESSLAGMPGATATGVAAQPSAPASMPTMLMPTSGGARTPAAAPVVTDSVAINNFAFAPASITVKVGTKVTWTNQDTDAHTVTGQNNAGLLNSQPLNTGQSYSYTFTTPGTYSYLCTIHPFMTATVTVTR; from the coding sequence ATGAACAACTCCCTTCCGGTGCGCCGAGCCGGCGCCGCGGCCGTGCTGCTCGCGGCGGCCGGGCTGACCCTGGCCGCATGCGCCGGCCCCGCGCACAGCACCGCGTCGACCACGGCCACCGCCATCACGCCTGGCTCCAGCGAGTCGAGCCTGGCCGGGATGCCCGGCGCCACCGCAACCGGCGTCGCCGCGCAGCCATCCGCACCCGCTTCTATGCCCACGATGCTGATGCCGACGAGCGGCGGCGCGCGGACACCGGCCGCGGCACCGGTTGTCACCGACAGCGTGGCCATCAACAACTTCGCCTTCGCGCCCGCCTCCATCACGGTGAAGGTCGGCACCAAGGTGACCTGGACCAACCAGGACACCGACGCGCACACCGTCACCGGCCAGAACAACGCCGGGCTGCTGAACTCGCAGCCGTTGAACACCGGGCAGAGCTACTCGTACACGTTCACCACACCGGGCACCTACAGCTACCTGTGCACCATCCACCCGTTCATGACGGCCACGGTGACGGTGACCCGGTGA
- a CDS encoding vanadium-dependent haloperoxidase: protein MSVDVTPNSGKGIDAPPLHEAYTNAPDLRRVMAKCSPPEPNATAARPSPLTRLPIDATTAEHAWPLRRTALMDRMAVDDPGPVPVAAAAETAEQLLLHDRRHPDLTAGPHHPDTITLAWPTQMSHVHDRQLPQPATSDKEPQNMDGKQKALAILAGTALAAGLTSPAFGAGAAHSPALPTAATGSGMSVVEWNRELITILSDPKAQPSTVQPTRSFALLQAAEYDAVVSITRAGPAYVFSVTAPRGARADAAADQAAHDVLVALYPARRAGLNQRLSSQLSAISGGPGKQAGIGVGAEVARRLITLRSNDGSSAKPPRFRPGDKAGDYRLTPPTFPTPVFTDWGSVKPFVLTSGRQFRPSAPPAVSSAAYATALNEVKSLGSKTSTTRTPDQTAAAKFWAAAPVWNVWNQIAQNLVTSQNASLEKAVKVFARLDLSLADTAIAMYDAKYSYRVWRPVTAIPLGGTHYNPSIVGDPNWTPLLPTAPDPSYPGAHAALSQAAATTLTGLYGARHHLAVTSKGTPRTFAGFQDAATEAWLSRIWSGQHTSLDNRAGQQLGTQVADFVARHL, encoded by the coding sequence GTGAGCGTGGACGTCACCCCGAACAGCGGCAAGGGCATCGACGCCCCGCCCCTGCACGAGGCATATACGAATGCGCCAGATCTGCGCCGCGTGATGGCCAAGTGCTCGCCACCGGAACCGAACGCGACGGCTGCCAGGCCCAGCCCCCTCACACGGCTCCCCATCGATGCGACGACCGCCGAACACGCCTGGCCGCTACGCCGGACCGCCCTCATGGACCGGATGGCCGTGGACGACCCCGGCCCCGTCCCGGTCGCAGCTGCCGCGGAAACCGCCGAACAACTCCTCCTCCACGACCGCCGCCACCCCGACCTGACGGCCGGCCCGCACCACCCCGACACCATCACGCTCGCGTGGCCGACCCAGATGAGCCACGTGCATGACCGCCAGTTGCCACAGCCCGCCACCAGCGACAAGGAGCCACAGAACATGGATGGAAAGCAGAAGGCACTCGCCATACTGGCCGGAACCGCCCTGGCAGCCGGACTCACCAGCCCCGCCTTCGGGGCCGGCGCCGCTCACTCACCGGCCCTGCCCACTGCGGCCACGGGGTCGGGGATGTCGGTCGTGGAATGGAACCGCGAGCTCATCACCATCCTCAGCGATCCGAAGGCGCAGCCGTCCACCGTCCAGCCCACGCGCAGCTTCGCGCTCCTCCAGGCCGCCGAGTACGACGCGGTGGTGTCGATCACCCGGGCCGGCCCCGCCTACGTGTTCTCGGTGACGGCGCCAAGAGGCGCTCGTGCGGACGCCGCAGCGGACCAGGCAGCCCACGATGTGCTGGTCGCCCTGTACCCGGCCAGGCGCGCGGGCTTGAACCAGCGGCTGAGCAGCCAATTGTCCGCGATTTCCGGCGGCCCGGGCAAGCAGGCGGGCATTGGTGTGGGAGCGGAGGTCGCCCGCAGGCTGATCACTCTGCGGTCCAATGACGGATCCTCAGCCAAGCCGCCGCGGTTCCGCCCCGGCGACAAGGCGGGGGACTACCGGCTCACCCCTCCCACTTTCCCGACACCGGTGTTCACCGACTGGGGCTCGGTCAAGCCGTTCGTGCTGACCAGCGGACGCCAGTTCCGCCCATCAGCACCACCGGCCGTGAGCAGCGCCGCGTACGCCACCGCCTTGAACGAGGTCAAGAGCCTGGGGAGCAAGACCAGCACCACCCGCACTCCCGATCAGACGGCAGCCGCGAAGTTCTGGGCGGCGGCACCCGTCTGGAACGTCTGGAACCAGATCGCGCAGAACCTCGTCACCTCCCAGAACGCGAGCCTGGAGAAGGCGGTGAAGGTCTTCGCCCGGCTCGACCTGTCCCTCGCCGACACCGCGATCGCGATGTACGACGCGAAGTACTCCTACCGCGTGTGGCGGCCCGTGACTGCCATCCCGCTCGGCGGTACGCACTACAACCCGAGCATCGTCGGCGATCCCAACTGGACCCCCCTGCTGCCGACCGCACCGGATCCGTCCTATCCCGGCGCCCACGCCGCCCTCAGCCAAGCGGCGGCAACGACCCTCACCGGCCTCTACGGTGCACGGCATCACCTCGCGGTGACCTCGAAAGGCACCCCCCGAACCTTCGCCGGCTTCCAGGACGCCGCCACCGAAGCGTGGCTCAGCCGGATCTGGTCCGGCCAGCACACCTCTCTCGACAACCGCGCGGGCCAGCAACTCGGCACCCAGGTGGCCGATTTCGTGGCACGTCACCTCTGA
- a CDS encoding tetratricopeptide repeat protein — MQGQDWIERAGELFEVAMFGGDTSALDRSDDVLDAVEAPLSIARGKVLHVRFLNDREENSQELVLFERAAKLYERLGDASGEADALFWVGCWHQVVKGDGATGKPYFERSYALAKSVDDRMTMSYAIRHLGFADKDAGYIEQARKRLTESVTLRREIGFRPGEAAGLVALAYLAAETGDPSAAFHHLDEAQSVAESCGAKVVLGWIEQARALIRS; from the coding sequence ATGCAAGGGCAGGACTGGATCGAACGTGCGGGTGAGCTGTTCGAAGTGGCGATGTTCGGCGGGGACACGTCCGCGCTGGACCGGTCCGATGACGTGCTGGACGCAGTCGAGGCGCCGCTTTCCATAGCGCGGGGAAAGGTACTGCACGTCCGCTTCCTGAACGACCGCGAGGAGAACAGTCAGGAACTGGTGCTGTTCGAGCGCGCGGCCAAGTTGTACGAGCGTCTGGGAGACGCGTCGGGTGAGGCGGACGCGTTGTTCTGGGTCGGGTGCTGGCATCAGGTGGTCAAGGGCGACGGCGCCACCGGCAAGCCATACTTCGAGCGGTCGTACGCGCTGGCGAAATCCGTCGACGACCGGATGACGATGTCCTATGCGATTCGCCACCTGGGCTTCGCCGACAAGGACGCAGGCTACATCGAGCAGGCCCGCAAGCGGTTGACCGAATCGGTGACACTGCGCCGGGAGATCGGTTTCAGGCCCGGGGAAGCGGCTGGCCTGGTGGCGCTGGCCTACCTCGCGGCTGAAACCGGCGATCCGTCGGCGGCGTTCCACCACCTCGACGAGGCCCAGTCGGTCGCCGAGAGCTGTGGTGCCAAGGTCGTGTTGGGGTGGATCGAGCAAGCCCGCGCACTCATCCGCTCCTAG
- a CDS encoding class I adenylate-forming enzyme family protein has protein sequence MDRILEHWCKDEDAEALVQGTHRLTRGEARRRLFRLGHALRGQGLVPGDGVGLFLANRVDSVLVQLAVHLIGCRVVFLPPEPGPGELAALVEQSRARAVVTDPLFAQRAADAAGRSVHAPVLLSLGPCEQRCTDLLALAAECPAVRPDGVPAPGADEAVTVLYTGGTLGRPKLAAHSHRLYDALVDLVEDAPQNSRPAVFPAMNQGTDRVLASTLLTHGSGHLTSVQALVTGSALVVLPEFEAGAALTVLRQERITATMFVPPMLYAVLDHPECEPNALPALRRIVVGGAATSPSRLQQAVKVFGPVLSQGYGQSEALGITAFGAEDLASEAARRPELWRSCGRAISGVEIEIRGEDSTAALPVRQVGEVCVRGETVMLGYYEDPERTAAALHDGWLRTGDMGYLDAEGYLYLVDRAKDIIVTGSTSDNVYSRVLEDFLLTLPGVRNAAALGVPDEEYGEAVQIFLATAESADVDPEAVGAAVTAELGELYTPRKTVLLDRLPTTKVGKVDKKALRAAWTSGDLDTP, from the coding sequence GTGGACCGCATTCTGGAGCACTGGTGCAAGGACGAGGACGCTGAGGCGCTTGTCCAGGGGACGCATCGGCTGACCAGGGGGGAGGCTCGGCGGCGGCTGTTCAGGTTGGGGCATGCGCTGCGCGGGCAGGGGCTCGTGCCCGGCGACGGAGTGGGGCTGTTCCTGGCCAACCGCGTGGACTCCGTCCTGGTGCAGCTCGCCGTCCATCTCATCGGCTGCCGCGTCGTGTTCCTGCCGCCCGAGCCAGGGCCCGGCGAGCTCGCCGCGCTGGTCGAGCAGTCCCGGGCGCGTGCCGTGGTCACCGACCCGCTCTTCGCGCAACGGGCCGCCGACGCGGCCGGCCGCAGCGTCCACGCCCCCGTACTGCTCAGCCTCGGGCCCTGTGAGCAGCGGTGCACAGACCTGCTGGCCCTGGCGGCCGAGTGCCCGGCCGTGCGCCCCGACGGCGTGCCCGCCCCGGGAGCGGACGAAGCCGTCACCGTCCTCTACACCGGCGGAACTCTGGGCCGCCCCAAGCTCGCCGCGCACAGTCACCGGCTTTACGACGCGCTGGTGGACCTGGTGGAAGACGCCCCACAGAACTCCCGCCCCGCGGTCTTCCCGGCCATGAACCAGGGCACGGACAGGGTGCTCGCCTCCACGCTGCTCACGCACGGCAGCGGCCACCTCACCTCGGTCCAGGCTCTCGTGACAGGGTCCGCCCTCGTCGTGCTGCCCGAGTTCGAAGCGGGCGCGGCGCTGACGGTACTGCGCCAGGAGCGGATCACCGCCACCATGTTCGTACCGCCCATGCTGTACGCGGTTCTCGACCACCCGGAGTGCGAGCCGAACGCCCTGCCCGCGCTGCGGCGGATCGTTGTCGGCGGCGCGGCCACGTCCCCCAGCCGGCTGCAGCAGGCGGTCAAGGTGTTCGGGCCCGTGCTCAGCCAGGGCTATGGGCAGTCGGAGGCGCTCGGTATCACCGCGTTCGGCGCGGAGGATCTCGCCTCGGAGGCAGCCCGCCGCCCCGAGCTCTGGCGCAGCTGCGGTCGCGCGATATCCGGCGTCGAGATCGAGATCCGTGGTGAGGACAGCACGGCGGCACTGCCCGTCAGACAGGTCGGCGAGGTGTGCGTCCGTGGCGAGACGGTGATGCTCGGCTACTACGAGGACCCGGAGCGCACCGCGGCGGCACTGCACGACGGCTGGCTGCGCACCGGGGACATGGGGTATCTCGACGCCGAGGGGTACCTCTATCTCGTCGACCGGGCCAAGGACATCATCGTCACCGGCAGCACCAGCGACAACGTCTACTCCAGGGTCCTGGAGGACTTCCTGCTCACACTGCCCGGTGTGCGCAACGCGGCGGCACTGGGTGTGCCCGACGAGGAGTACGGCGAGGCCGTACAGATCTTCCTGGCCACGGCCGAGAGCGCTGACGTCGACCCGGAGGCGGTCGGCGCGGCGGTGACCGCCGAGTTGGGAGAGTTGTACACGCCCCGCAAGACGGTGCTGCTGGACCGCCTGCCGACGACCAAGGTCGGCAAGGTGGACAAGAAGGCCCTGCGCGCCGCGTGGACGAGCGGGGACTTGGATACGCCGTAG
- a CDS encoding RNA polymerase sigma factor, with the protein MISRADTAVPPARPSVLPWAVYPDWEAIYADNVGRIYRLMFAKVGNRPDAEDLTSQVFTAALGPLRPGAEIGQVRAYLTATARTVLAEHWRRTLGRQVTEIDPDDVDLADQAPGAGEADNAGAGAHAQRILDALPERYRQILVLRFLRGYTIRQAATELGVTVANAKVLQHRALRAAARVENKADKEGEAP; encoded by the coding sequence ATGATCTCGCGGGCTGACACCGCGGTGCCGCCAGCCCGCCCCTCGGTACTGCCGTGGGCGGTGTATCCCGACTGGGAGGCGATCTACGCTGACAACGTGGGGCGGATCTACCGGTTGATGTTCGCGAAGGTCGGCAACCGCCCGGACGCCGAGGACCTGACCTCGCAGGTGTTCACGGCCGCGCTCGGGCCGTTGCGCCCCGGAGCCGAGATCGGCCAGGTACGCGCCTATCTGACGGCTACCGCGCGTACCGTGCTCGCCGAGCACTGGCGGCGCACTCTGGGCCGCCAGGTCACCGAGATCGACCCCGACGACGTCGACCTCGCCGATCAGGCACCCGGCGCCGGGGAGGCCGACAACGCCGGTGCCGGCGCGCATGCCCAGCGAATCCTGGACGCGCTACCGGAACGGTACCGGCAGATTCTTGTCCTGAGATTCCTGCGCGGGTACACCATCCGGCAGGCCGCAACGGAACTCGGAGTCACGGTCGCGAACGCCAAGGTCCTCCAGCACCGCGCCTTGCGCGCGGCCGCCCGCGTGGAGAACAAGGCCGACAAGGAAGGGGAAGCGCCATGA
- a CDS encoding Rieske (2Fe-2S) protein: MRRQAVDRYVERLLGRRRPKPFAATEDELALVRTAIDLAAAGPDAQGPAPAFVDRLRHQLREHEQAQAATPTPQPEWRTPPRRRLLAAGALTATGALAGMAADQFLQRREEGTQAQQPGPSAELVPVTGSWQPVAQTTEVPEGAVVAFDLGTVTGFVRRTDGRIRAVSGNCTHQGCRLDLDSAHDKLACPCHGATFSLAGVNLTRPHQSGEPLPALPRLPVRELDGTIHIYAAAASRSSKPTA; this comes from the coding sequence ATGAGACGGCAGGCAGTAGACCGCTACGTGGAACGGCTGCTCGGCCGGCGCCGCCCCAAGCCGTTCGCAGCCACCGAGGACGAACTGGCCCTGGTGCGCACCGCCATTGACCTGGCGGCCGCCGGACCGGACGCTCAGGGACCCGCCCCCGCGTTCGTCGACCGGCTGCGCCACCAGTTGCGCGAACACGAGCAGGCACAGGCGGCCACGCCCACACCACAGCCGGAATGGCGCACACCGCCACGCCGTCGACTCCTGGCTGCGGGCGCGCTCACCGCCACCGGCGCGCTGGCCGGCATGGCCGCGGACCAGTTCCTCCAACGACGCGAGGAGGGCACGCAGGCACAGCAGCCCGGCCCGTCCGCAGAACTCGTCCCCGTGACCGGCAGCTGGCAGCCGGTCGCCCAAACCACCGAGGTCCCCGAAGGGGCCGTCGTCGCCTTCGACCTGGGCACAGTAACCGGATTCGTCCGCCGTACCGACGGGCGCATCCGTGCCGTCTCGGGCAACTGCACCCATCAAGGCTGCCGACTCGACCTCGACAGCGCACACGACAAACTCGCCTGCCCGTGCCACGGAGCGACCTTCAGCCTCGCCGGCGTGAACCTGACGCGCCCGCACCAATCCGGCGAGCCCCTGCCCGCGCTGCCGCGACTCCCCGTGCGCGAACTCGACGGCACCATCCACATCTATGCCGCGGCTGCCAGCCGCTCCTCGAAGCCGACCGCGTAA
- a CDS encoding metallophosphoesterase — MTAPMTRRQFARHAGWFGAAVVLSVTGGEVVSHIADSRDSIAAATNGDAGALRFVQISDSHIGFTGPANTDVTGSFARAIDQVNTLGFRPDFVMHTGDLTHLSTPAQFDQVKQMMSALRTDRVFTVPGEHDSVDDHGRAYRQTFARGTEGDGWYSFDTHGVHFIALVNTLSLEKLGHLGTDQIDFVRRDVAGLSADTPIVVFSHIPLFAMYPQWGWSTDDALQVLRLLKPFSSVTALNGHVHQLFSRVEGNVTFHSATTTAYPLPKPGQAPAPTPQVLPARQLRTALGIRTVEYRQGTTPLAITDQELA; from the coding sequence GTGACCGCCCCTATGACCCGACGCCAGTTCGCACGCCATGCGGGCTGGTTCGGCGCCGCCGTGGTGCTGAGCGTCACCGGGGGAGAGGTCGTCAGCCACATCGCCGACTCGCGCGACAGCATCGCCGCCGCGACGAACGGCGATGCCGGCGCCCTGCGCTTCGTGCAGATCTCCGACAGCCACATCGGCTTCACCGGGCCCGCCAACACCGACGTCACCGGCTCCTTCGCCCGCGCCATCGACCAGGTCAACACCTTGGGATTCCGACCGGACTTCGTCATGCACACCGGCGACCTGACCCACCTGTCCACCCCGGCACAGTTCGACCAGGTCAAGCAGATGATGAGCGCACTGCGCACCGACCGCGTGTTCACGGTCCCCGGCGAGCACGACTCCGTGGACGACCACGGCCGCGCCTACCGGCAGACTTTCGCCCGCGGTACCGAGGGCGACGGCTGGTACAGCTTCGACACACACGGCGTGCACTTCATCGCGCTCGTCAACACCCTCAGCCTGGAGAAGCTCGGACACCTCGGCACCGATCAGATCGACTTCGTGCGCCGCGACGTCGCCGGCCTGTCCGCCGACACCCCGATCGTCGTGTTCAGCCACATCCCACTGTTCGCCATGTACCCGCAATGGGGCTGGTCCACCGACGACGCGCTGCAGGTCCTCCGCCTCCTCAAGCCATTCTCCTCCGTCACCGCACTCAACGGGCACGTCCACCAGTTGTTCAGCCGAGTGGAAGGCAACGTCACCTTCCACTCCGCCACCACGACCGCCTACCCGCTGCCCAAGCCCGGCCAGGCCCCCGCACCGACCCCGCAGGTGCTCCCGGCCCGCCAACTGCGCACCGCCCTCGGCATCCGCACCGTCGAATACCGACAGGGCACCACCCCACTGGCGATCACCGATCAGGAGCTGGCATGA
- a CDS encoding PP2C family protein-serine/threonine phosphatase, translating into MKVPEVDYAAVFQALPGAVALVTPQLIYADANAEFLRLRGVTREQVVGCFVPEDSPEKDPDEPLLLRVLASLRRAAGTGERSVVAVQRYDTEDPDQPGVRLERYFNMTNIPVFGSDGRVTLLLHRVEDVTELIRAREVALTLQESMLPALRPAGRHKAAVRYRPAAEALHVAGDWYDLVDLPGDRIAVAVGDVVGHGLPAAGVMGQLRSALTAASLVAEGPARALEVLGLYARTVDGAENTTVATAFIDWETRTITYSSAGHPPPGLLQRDGTVEFLDQATDPPLAARPQHAPRIQAVTAFREGAVLVLYTDGLIERRGEDIDTGLARLADSLARHRADGPEALADAVLNELLPPGGATDDTALVIVRL; encoded by the coding sequence ATGAAGGTACCGGAGGTCGACTACGCGGCGGTGTTCCAGGCCCTTCCCGGGGCGGTGGCCCTGGTGACTCCGCAGCTGATCTACGCGGACGCCAACGCGGAGTTCTTGCGCCTGCGGGGCGTAACCCGCGAGCAAGTGGTCGGTTGTTTCGTGCCCGAGGACTCCCCCGAAAAGGACCCCGACGAGCCTCTCCTGCTCAGGGTTCTGGCGTCACTGCGCCGGGCGGCGGGCACCGGTGAGCGCAGCGTCGTGGCGGTGCAGCGCTACGACACGGAGGACCCCGACCAGCCCGGAGTGCGGCTCGAGCGGTACTTCAACATGACCAACATCCCCGTGTTCGGATCTGATGGGCGGGTGACGCTGCTGCTGCACCGGGTGGAGGACGTCACCGAACTCATCCGCGCCCGTGAAGTCGCGCTGACCTTGCAGGAATCCATGCTGCCCGCCCTCCGCCCGGCCGGCCGGCATAAGGCGGCCGTACGCTACCGGCCTGCTGCCGAAGCGCTACATGTGGCCGGCGACTGGTACGACCTGGTCGACCTGCCCGGAGACCGCATCGCCGTCGCCGTCGGCGATGTCGTCGGCCACGGCCTGCCCGCCGCCGGCGTCATGGGACAACTGCGTAGCGCCCTCACCGCCGCCTCCCTCGTCGCCGAAGGCCCCGCCCGCGCCCTGGAAGTCCTCGGGTTGTACGCCCGCACCGTCGACGGCGCCGAGAACACCACCGTGGCCACGGCCTTCATCGACTGGGAGACCCGCACCATCACCTACAGCAGCGCCGGCCACCCCCCGCCCGGGCTCCTCCAGAGGGACGGGACTGTCGAGTTCCTGGACCAGGCCACTGACCCGCCGCTGGCCGCCCGCCCTCAGCACGCCCCCCGGATCCAGGCTGTCACGGCCTTCCGCGAGGGCGCCGTTCTCGTGCTCTACACCGACGGCCTGATCGAACGCCGCGGTGAAGACATCGACACCGGCCTCGCCCGGCTCGCCGACTCCCTGGCGCGCCACCGGGCAGACGGCCCCGAAGCCCTCGCCGACGCTGTGCTCAACGAACTGCTCCCACCCGGTGGCGCCACTGACGACACTGCCCTGGTCATCGTGCGTCTGTGA